A DNA window from Chryseobacterium sp. MEBOG06 contains the following coding sequences:
- a CDS encoding APC family permease, translating into MNQLFRRKIYSDTDTSTGLLRVLGVWDIVFFGIAAIIGAGSFSSLGEAVFRGGPGVILLYLICGFACGFTALCYAEFASRIPTAGSAYTYAYASFGELIAWIIGWALIMEYSFGNIYVAFSWSDYFTSFLGRLGMHIPDYLTCSYTEARKAFQYGSENKELLNAWKTAPLIGSLKFIVDIPALVINGLITWLCYVGVKESKNFNNSLVILKLAVIVLVILVGCAYVNTENWTPISPATGSPSFMPNGFAGVMSAVSGVFFAYIGFDALSVLSEETKDPQKTLPKGMIISLVLCTVIYIALTLVLTGMVDYKKFDGVGDPLSFIFEKTNANVAWMELVVSFVAIVAITTVLLVFQMGQPRIWYAMSRDGLMPARFQKVHPKYKTPSYATVVTGIVVGIPILFTDKTFILDFTSIGTIFAFVLVCAGVLLLPAKEKIKGRFHLPYVNGKMIFPVIFIGGLIGFYYWQPEFFRTLTDWSDPKEGEFRASICFFIVINLILCVVTFVKNLSLIPLIGLSSCLYLLTGMSHENWFWFGMWFLIGMVIYFFYGYKNSKLGKELRNSQK; encoded by the coding sequence ATGAATCAACTTTTTAGAAGAAAAATCTATTCAGATACAGATACTTCAACGGGACTTTTAAGAGTCTTAGGCGTGTGGGACATCGTGTTTTTTGGTATTGCGGCAATTATAGGAGCTGGGAGTTTCAGCAGTTTGGGAGAAGCCGTTTTCAGAGGCGGCCCCGGTGTTATCCTTCTATATTTGATTTGCGGCTTTGCCTGTGGGTTCACCGCTTTATGTTATGCTGAGTTTGCCAGCAGAATTCCTACTGCAGGCTCTGCGTATACTTATGCCTATGCAAGTTTCGGGGAGCTGATTGCCTGGATCATCGGCTGGGCCCTGATCATGGAATATTCTTTCGGAAATATTTATGTAGCCTTCTCCTGGTCAGATTATTTCACCAGCTTTTTAGGCCGTCTGGGGATGCATATTCCTGATTACCTGACCTGCAGCTATACAGAAGCCAGAAAAGCCTTTCAGTATGGCTCAGAAAATAAAGAGCTGTTGAATGCATGGAAAACTGCCCCGCTCATCGGAAGCCTTAAGTTTATTGTAGATATACCGGCCCTGGTGATCAACGGTCTTATTACATGGCTTTGTTATGTAGGGGTAAAAGAAAGTAAAAACTTCAACAACTCCCTGGTAATTTTAAAACTAGCTGTAATTGTACTGGTAATTCTTGTGGGATGCGCATATGTAAACACTGAAAACTGGACGCCAATAAGCCCTGCAACAGGATCACCATCCTTCATGCCTAATGGTTTTGCAGGAGTAATGAGTGCGGTATCAGGAGTATTTTTCGCGTATATAGGCTTTGATGCCTTAAGTGTACTTTCTGAGGAAACAAAAGACCCACAGAAAACATTACCAAAAGGGATGATTATCTCTCTTGTTTTATGTACGGTTATCTATATTGCACTGACACTGGTATTAACAGGTATGGTGGACTATAAAAAGTTTGACGGTGTTGGAGACCCGCTTTCCTTTATATTTGAAAAAACCAATGCCAATGTTGCCTGGATGGAACTGGTCGTTTCTTTCGTAGCGATAGTTGCCATTACAACCGTATTATTGGTATTCCAGATGGGGCAGCCAAGAATCTGGTATGCAATGAGCCGTGACGGGCTGATGCCTGCAAGGTTTCAGAAGGTACACCCTAAATATAAGACTCCGTCTTATGCAACAGTGGTTACCGGAATTGTAGTAGGAATCCCTATCCTGTTTACTGATAAAACATTCATTCTTGACTTTACAAGTATCGGAACGATTTTCGCTTTTGTACTGGTTTGTGCAGGGGTACTTCTTCTTCCGGCTAAAGAAAAAATAAAAGGCAGATTCCACCTTCCTTATGTGAATGGAAAGATGATCTTCCCTGTTATTTTTATTGGAGGATTAATTGGATTCTATTACTGGCAGCCGGAGTTTTTCCGTACTTTGACAGACTGGTCTGATCCTAAGGAAGGAGAATTCAGAGCTTCTATCTGCTTCTTCATTGTGATCAACTTAATCTTATGTGTCGTGACTTTTGTTAAAAACCTTTCTCTTATTCCACTAATCGGGTTAAGCTCTTGTTTATACCTTCTTACCGGGATGAGCCATGAAAACTGGTTCTGGTTCGGAATGTGGTTCCTGATAGGAATGGTGATTTACTTTTTCTACGGCTATAAGAATAGTAAACTTGGAAAAGAATTAAGAAACAGTCAAAAATAA
- a CDS encoding DUF962 domain-containing protein: protein MSERIKTYSEFYQFYLTEHSKTGTRIFHFIGTLLVFFVIGYVISSGKERFLWYVPIFGYGFAWFSHAVIEKNKPATFKYPLWSLISDFRLFFELLTFRQKFIMPDKKPQNE from the coding sequence ATGTCTGAAAGAATAAAAACATACAGTGAGTTTTATCAGTTTTATCTGACTGAACACAGCAAAACAGGAACACGGATTTTTCATTTCATAGGCACTCTGCTCGTATTTTTTGTTATAGGATACGTTATCAGCTCAGGAAAAGAAAGATTCTTATGGTATGTGCCAATTTTCGGATATGGATTTGCATGGTTCAGCCATGCCGTTATTGAAAAAAACAAACCAGCTACTTTTAAATATCCTTTATGGTCGCTGATTTCAGATTTCAGACTGTTTTTTGAGCTTCTGACTTTCAGACAAAAATTTATAATGCCGGACAAGAAGCCACAGAATGAGTAA
- a CDS encoding lipocalin family protein, which yields MHRIPFLAFFLFLSCVMNGQKLIPNNVTGFWKLKEAGFYDNKKKVIKEFDHCRLMRNYAIREDGFAVYNYIEGTVDDCSPSEPRLSFWRIVENRIQFYVDDQNILEEVEVTLNKDNTMTFSSYNPKPSKIDGDALAEKIVNTIHYEILEKKY from the coding sequence ATGCACAGGATACCTTTTCTTGCGTTCTTTCTATTTCTTTCTTGTGTTATGAATGGACAGAAATTAATTCCAAACAACGTCACAGGATTTTGGAAACTAAAGGAAGCTGGATTTTATGACAACAAAAAGAAAGTAATCAAAGAATTTGATCACTGCCGTTTGATGAGAAATTATGCAATCCGGGAAGATGGTTTTGCTGTTTATAACTATATAGAAGGTACAGTGGATGATTGCAGCCCTTCCGAACCAAGACTTTCTTTTTGGAGAATTGTAGAAAACAGAATCCAGTTTTATGTAGATGACCAAAACATTCTCGAAGAAGTAGAGGTCACCTTAAATAAAGATAATACCATGACTTTTTCAAGCTACAACCCTAAACCGAGTAAAATTGATGGAGATGCTCTTGCCGAAAAAATAGTAAACACAATCCACTACGAAATTCTTGAAAAAAAATACTGA
- a CDS encoding DUF3857 domain-containing protein, protein MDNQIQVDNYRIQKPETWAGNIGDQEIKDRITDSEFARKQIDEGRDYCYFLDRKYYTSNTENSEYTCMAYTLNEPGNLERASVMDVVVEENEVYQIHRISVLRDGVLIDKIPDTKIKVLDSENQSSGGILSSNKKINITIRDLRLYDVLVLEDSRIKVFTERDFLREEFSKYVWVSPDNYWAYGSFKFTFINDREQTIAYKKTFFRDEEGHVLEPEISHLKKGERFVIDKQNYINPVDSSREIFPYIDFATESNWKDLSNYIVPIYNDIFNKSSLKDFAPNLLEKLDAITDLDEKLQFAIEYVQNHIYYTFNADEMNGHKPQEPAITYENKQGDCKAKSVLLKVILDYIGVDASVVLVNFSTDYYIKYYLPSLLNFNHVVVKINYKGQEYFVDATIRDEFGLIENRGFIYFMHYLEVKENQELQIRKPHKYAYYCIDEKVDFNVQGSVGKLNLITTYKGNRANAMRKYFKVTNKREIIDSWNNFFYYSLNYSNDRNGTDIRNIFREAAIDVISDDKKKNELKIQYTSVVDNPYYTDLQKNRFLMYFDRNVVKASARDFMHKDLPFWHNFDSEKYEINLSTDQKIDTEEKYTVQESTIANPYFDYKSRKKVAKNGASVYIEFNPLVNVEIQQTEFEKFRMDHHMVADSNFGLGIDIIEPGLMNMLKFSFKKKFK, encoded by the coding sequence ATGGACAATCAAATTCAAGTTGACAATTACAGGATTCAGAAACCTGAAACATGGGCAGGAAATATTGGAGATCAGGAAATAAAAGATCGAATTACAGACTCCGAATTTGCCAGAAAACAAATTGATGAAGGCAGGGATTACTGCTATTTCTTAGACAGAAAATATTACACAAGCAATACTGAAAACAGTGAGTATACCTGTATGGCTTATACACTGAATGAACCCGGGAATCTTGAAAGAGCCTCTGTCATGGATGTTGTTGTGGAAGAAAATGAGGTCTATCAGATCCACAGAATCAGTGTTCTGAGAGACGGAGTACTGATTGATAAAATCCCTGATACGAAAATAAAAGTACTGGACAGCGAAAATCAGAGCAGCGGAGGGATTTTAAGCAGTAACAAAAAGATTAATATTACCATCAGAGATCTTAGGCTGTATGATGTACTGGTATTGGAAGATTCCAGAATCAAGGTTTTTACGGAACGTGATTTTTTGAGAGAAGAATTTTCAAAATATGTATGGGTAAGTCCTGATAATTATTGGGCTTACGGGAGTTTTAAATTTACATTCATCAATGATCGTGAACAGACCATTGCCTATAAGAAAACATTTTTCAGAGATGAAGAGGGCCATGTTTTGGAACCCGAAATCAGTCATTTAAAAAAAGGAGAACGTTTTGTAATTGATAAGCAGAATTATATTAACCCTGTAGATTCAAGCCGTGAAATTTTCCCTTATATAGACTTTGCTACCGAAAGCAACTGGAAGGATCTTTCCAACTATATTGTTCCTATTTATAATGATATTTTCAACAAGTCATCATTAAAGGATTTTGCACCCAACCTTCTGGAAAAGCTTGATGCTATTACCGATCTTGATGAGAAACTACAGTTTGCAATAGAATATGTTCAGAATCATATCTATTATACCTTCAATGCAGATGAGATGAACGGGCACAAACCGCAGGAACCTGCTATAACTTATGAAAATAAACAGGGAGACTGCAAAGCAAAGTCTGTTTTGCTAAAGGTTATTCTGGATTATATCGGAGTAGATGCTTCAGTGGTTCTGGTTAATTTTAGTACAGATTATTATATTAAATACTATCTGCCATCACTGTTGAATTTCAATCATGTTGTTGTAAAAATCAATTACAAAGGGCAGGAGTATTTTGTTGATGCCACCATCCGTGATGAGTTCGGACTGATTGAAAACCGTGGATTTATATATTTTATGCACTATCTGGAAGTTAAGGAGAATCAGGAACTTCAGATAAGAAAGCCTCATAAATATGCCTATTACTGCATTGATGAAAAAGTAGATTTTAATGTACAGGGCAGCGTCGGAAAGCTGAATCTGATTACCACATACAAAGGGAACCGGGCTAATGCAATGAGAAAGTATTTTAAAGTTACTAATAAAAGGGAAATTATAGACAGCTGGAATAATTTCTTTTATTACAGCCTTAATTATTCTAATGACCGGAACGGTACTGATATCCGAAATATATTCAGGGAGGCGGCCATTGATGTTATAAGTGATGATAAAAAGAAAAATGAACTTAAGATTCAATATACTTCTGTAGTTGATAACCCTTATTATACAGATTTGCAAAAGAACCGTTTTCTGATGTATTTCGATCGTAATGTTGTCAAAGCAAGTGCGCGGGATTTTATGCATAAAGATTTACCATTCTGGCATAATTTCGATAGTGAGAAATATGAGATTAATCTTTCTACAGATCAGAAAATAGACACTGAAGAAAAATATACGGTACAGGAAAGTACAATAGCCAATCCTTATTTTGATTATAAAAGCCGTAAAAAGGTTGCCAAAAATGGGGCAAGTGTGTATATAGAATTTAATCCTTTGGTGAACGTAGAAATCCAGCAGACCGAGTTTGAGAAATTCAGGATGGATCATCATATGGTAGCTGACAGCAACTTCGGATTAGGGATTGATATCATAGAGCCGGGACTGATGAATATGCTTAAATTCAGTTTTAAGAAAAAATTTAAATAA
- a CDS encoding DUF4377 domain-containing protein encodes MKIIATILKGTVPALALFAMTQCTNSAKVSADEKTFIVGPQTADCTGVAPMKCLQVKDSASGDWTNFYNNIEGFTYEPGYEYVLKVKTEKIANPPADGSSIKYTLVKQVSKTKKETASANEKTLIIGANTVDCSAGAGRMKCMQVKEKASESWSSFYNNIEGFTYEPGYEYVLKVKTEKIANPPADGSSIKYTLIQQVSKTKK; translated from the coding sequence ATGAAAATTATAGCAACAATTCTAAAAGGAACAGTTCCTGCATTAGCATTATTTGCAATGACACAATGTACAAATAGTGCCAAAGTATCCGCTGATGAAAAAACATTCATCGTAGGGCCTCAAACTGCAGACTGTACCGGAGTAGCTCCTATGAAATGTCTGCAGGTAAAAGATAGTGCTTCAGGAGACTGGACTAATTTCTACAATAATATCGAGGGGTTCACTTACGAGCCAGGATATGAATATGTTTTAAAGGTAAAAACAGAAAAAATTGCTAATCCGCCAGCTGACGGTTCTTCTATAAAATACACGTTGGTAAAACAGGTTTCTAAAACGAAAAAAGAAACTGCTTCTGCTAATGAAAAAACACTTATTATTGGAGCCAACACGGTAGACTGCTCAGCAGGAGCCGGACGTATGAAGTGTATGCAGGTTAAGGAGAAAGCTTCTGAAAGCTGGAGCAGTTTCTACAACAATATAGAAGGATTCACTTATGAACCTGGATATGAATATGTTTTGAAAGTAAAAACAGAAAAAATTGCTAATCCTCCGGCTGATGGATCTTCAATCAAATACACATTGATACAACAAGTTTCTAAAACGAAAAAATAA
- a CDS encoding SPFH domain-containing protein, which produces MSLFLIPIIFFGLIILFASFFVVKQETAAIVERFGKLQAVKHSGLHLKLPIIDQIAKRLNLRIQQLDVMIDTKTLDNVFIKMKISVQYQVIRNQVGDAYYRLENPENQITSFVFDVVRAEVPKLKLDDVFVRKDDVAIAVKSELQEAMNSYGYDIIKALVTDIDPDEQVKHAMNRINAAEREKTAAEYESEAQRIRIVAVAKAEAESKKLQGQGIADQRREIAKGLEESVRMLNNVDINSYEASALIVVTQHYDTLHSVGASNRSSLVLLPNSPTAASGMLNDLVVAMTTANTVGEANKGKYPDPPQKESGYSKES; this is translated from the coding sequence ATGAGTCTTTTTTTAATACCCATTATCTTTTTCGGATTGATTATTTTATTCGCTTCGTTTTTTGTGGTAAAACAGGAAACTGCAGCTATTGTAGAACGTTTTGGGAAACTCCAGGCCGTAAAACATTCCGGGCTTCACCTTAAACTTCCTATTATAGATCAGATTGCTAAAAGGCTGAATTTGAGAATTCAGCAACTGGATGTTATGATTGATACTAAAACATTGGATAATGTTTTCATCAAAATGAAAATCTCTGTTCAGTATCAGGTAATCAGAAATCAGGTAGGAGACGCTTATTATCGTTTGGAAAATCCTGAAAATCAAATTACTTCTTTTGTATTTGATGTAGTGAGAGCGGAAGTGCCAAAATTAAAACTGGATGATGTTTTCGTTAGAAAAGATGACGTTGCGATTGCTGTGAAAAGTGAACTTCAGGAAGCAATGAACAGTTACGGATATGATATTATCAAGGCATTGGTGACTGATATTGATCCGGATGAGCAGGTAAAACATGCCATGAACAGGATAAATGCTGCAGAAAGAGAGAAGACTGCCGCTGAATATGAATCTGAAGCACAGAGAATCAGAATTGTAGCGGTGGCAAAAGCCGAAGCAGAGTCTAAAAAATTACAGGGGCAGGGAATAGCTGACCAGAGAAGAGAAATTGCAAAAGGACTTGAAGAGTCTGTAAGAATGCTGAATAATGTAGATATCAACTCATATGAAGCATCAGCTCTTATTGTGGTGACCCAGCATTATGATACTTTACATTCTGTAGGAGCAAGCAACCGAAGCAGTTTGGTTCTTCTTCCCAATTCGCCTACTGCAGCAAGCGGCATGCTGAATGATCTTGTGGTTGCCATGACTACTGCAAACACTGTAGGAGAGGCTAATAAAGGTAAATATCCTGACCCGCCTCAAAAAGAGTCAGGGTATTCGAAAGAAAGCTAG
- a CDS encoding Crp/Fnr family transcriptional regulator — MVDAKEILKGHISKFTSLSDEQFDYVFGHFNLINLKKGQSLISEGDFVDHEYFVFEGCLKAFYLNDDVKMFILQFAMPTWWVTDFDALYSKNRATINVDCITNAGILSISNEDREKICNEIHEVEHFFRWRTNKGYVAAQKRLLSFMNNDAKFRYEELLALYPQLYNLVPKHLIAAYLGVSRETLSRLNQSKH, encoded by the coding sequence ATGGTTGATGCTAAAGAAATATTAAAAGGTCATATTTCAAAATTCACTTCTCTTTCAGATGAACAGTTTGATTATGTTTTCGGACATTTTAATTTAATTAATTTAAAAAAAGGACAAAGCCTGATTTCTGAAGGTGATTTTGTAGATCATGAGTATTTCGTATTTGAAGGCTGTCTTAAAGCATTTTATCTCAATGATGATGTAAAAATGTTTATTCTCCAGTTTGCAATGCCAACGTGGTGGGTCACGGATTTTGATGCTCTTTACAGTAAAAACAGAGCTACAATCAATGTAGACTGTATCACCAATGCCGGTATTTTATCTATATCCAATGAAGACCGTGAAAAGATCTGCAATGAAATTCATGAAGTTGAGCATTTTTTCAGATGGCGTACGAATAAAGGCTATGTAGCTGCGCAAAAACGACTCCTCTCTTTCATGAATAATGATGCGAAGTTCAGGTATGAAGAGCTTCTGGCGTTATATCCTCAATTGTACAATTTGGTGCCCAAACATCTGATTGCAGCTTATTTAGGAGTATCAAGAGAGACTTTGAGCAGGCTTAATCAGTCTAAACACTAA
- a CDS encoding YceI family protein has protein sequence MDTKSFIIDSQKSLAEWTGRKVTGAHNGTIGVKEGHFTFGNGNILSGKFVINTKSITILDIEESETNTQFANHLASDDFFNSDQYPEAVFEITYAEPGDSNLYHVKGDLTIKGITHSLETTLQIVKKDNTAVLDAKIVIDRAKFNIRFRSANFFTNLGDTLIYNNFDLNIHLVAEAANSLISLKI, from the coding sequence ATGGACACAAAAAGTTTTATAATAGACAGCCAAAAAAGTTTAGCTGAATGGACCGGAAGAAAAGTAACAGGAGCTCATAACGGAACCATAGGAGTGAAAGAAGGACATTTCACATTCGGAAACGGCAACATCCTGTCAGGGAAATTTGTAATCAACACAAAATCAATTACCATCCTTGATATAGAAGAATCTGAAACCAATACTCAATTTGCAAATCATCTGGCTTCTGATGACTTCTTCAACTCAGACCAATATCCTGAAGCCGTTTTTGAAATTACTTACGCTGAGCCAGGTGACAGTAATCTTTACCATGTAAAAGGTGATCTTACCATTAAAGGCATTACCCATTCTCTTGAAACAACGTTACAGATTGTGAAAAAGGATAACACTGCTGTTTTAGACGCGAAAATTGTAATTGACCGGGCAAAATTCAATATCAGATTCAGATCTGCCAATTTCTTTACCAACCTTGGTGATACTCTTATCTATAACAATTTCGATCTGAATATTCATTTAGTTGCAGAGGCAGCCAATTCATTAATATCATTAAAAATTTAA
- a CDS encoding tautomerase family protein, with translation MPFITIDVLREDISREKKQELIQKVSEVITIVLNKDPHLTHIIINEIDNDNWGYAGEQVSVLKEQGFSTEKK, from the coding sequence ATGCCATTTATAACCATAGATGTTTTACGCGAAGATATAAGCCGCGAAAAAAAACAGGAATTAATTCAAAAAGTAAGTGAAGTAATCACTATCGTTTTAAATAAAGATCCGCATCTGACCCACATAATAATTAACGAAATCGACAATGATAACTGGGGATATGCAGGAGAGCAGGTTTCAGTGTTAAAAGAGCAGGGATTTTCAACCGAAAAAAAGTAA
- a CDS encoding SDR family NAD(P)-dependent oxidoreductase codes for MKKQTVLITGASSGIGLATARYFLDRGDNVVINSQTELKLQAVYNELKAGENLAMVAGDVSNKSTGEALAKTALEKFGSIDVLVNNAGIYENKPFLDVTEEYLDRFLSTNLKGTFFTTQAVLPQMIKQKEGVVINIGTPLVYHAIAQSPSTAPISSKGAIHALTLQLAAEFGNDNIRINTVAPGLIRTPMHGHNLDNNAGLHLINRIGEPEEVAQMIHAIAKNKLISGAIINVDGGMGAGHRL; via the coding sequence ATGAAAAAACAAACCGTACTTATCACCGGAGCATCATCAGGAATTGGTTTGGCGACCGCCCGCTATTTTTTAGACAGAGGGGATAATGTAGTCATCAATTCACAAACAGAGTTGAAATTACAAGCCGTTTATAATGAACTGAAGGCTGGAGAAAATCTCGCGATGGTTGCCGGAGATGTTTCGAATAAATCAACAGGAGAAGCATTGGCTAAAACTGCTCTTGAAAAATTCGGTTCAATAGATGTTTTGGTCAACAATGCAGGTATCTACGAAAACAAACCGTTTTTAGATGTAACGGAAGAATACCTGGACAGATTTTTATCAACCAACTTAAAAGGAACATTCTTCACAACACAGGCTGTACTTCCCCAAATGATCAAACAGAAAGAAGGTGTGGTCATCAACATCGGAACACCGCTGGTTTATCATGCAATTGCACAATCTCCGTCCACAGCCCCAATTTCCAGCAAGGGAGCGATCCATGCTTTGACATTGCAACTGGCTGCAGAATTTGGAAATGATAATATCAGAATAAACACCGTTGCACCAGGGCTCATAAGAACACCGATGCATGGTCATAACCTTGACAACAACGCGGGACTTCATTTGATTAACCGTATCGGAGAACCCGAAGAGGTTGCCCAGATGATTCATGCAATTGCCAAGAATAAACTTATTTCAGGTGCGATCATCAATGTAGACGGAGGAATGGGCGCAGGACATCGTTTATAA
- a CDS encoding nuclear transport factor 2 family protein yields MNTYKTEETEIRNIINAYYFKGIYEGNTELLKHIFHKDALLFGDIKGVPYYKTSAQYIEGVGNRVSPEKSGKNFKPTILSVDVINTIAVVKLNVKMYDFNYYNFITFHKIDGQWLIVNKTLTDVEC; encoded by the coding sequence ATGAACACATACAAAACAGAAGAAACGGAAATAAGAAACATCATTAATGCCTATTATTTCAAAGGAATTTATGAAGGAAATACTGAGCTTTTAAAACATATTTTCCATAAAGATGCTTTGCTTTTCGGAGATATAAAAGGGGTTCCGTATTATAAGACCTCAGCACAGTATATTGAAGGAGTGGGAAACCGCGTAAGTCCGGAAAAATCCGGAAAAAATTTTAAACCAACCATCTTATCAGTGGATGTGATCAACACAATTGCTGTGGTAAAATTAAATGTAAAAATGTACGATTTCAATTACTATAATTTTATAACTTTTCATAAGATTGACGGCCAATGGCTTATTGTCAACAAGACGCTGACCGATGTAGAATGTTAA
- a CDS encoding NAD(P)H-dependent flavin oxidoreductase, with translation MWNKNKITDLLGIEYPIFQGPFGGGLSTVELTTTVSRLGGLGGYGAYTLSPQDIFDVDRQIKTITDQPYNLNLWVSDHDIIDQEHTENLYQKAVEVFKPYYDSLGIEVPPLPPSFESRFQNQLQVIFDIRPKVFSFMFGLLDPDIIEKLKSQGTVIIGNATTVYEATALENTGVDIIVASGFESGGHRPSFLEKAELSTTGTFTLIQLIRDKVKIPVVAAGGIASGRGIAGAFKLGADAVQVGTAFLATEESGALPLHKEFLFSEASKSTTLTRAYTGRLGRGITTKITRDVLTATDKTLPFPLQTHFMGALRKAALEQQKNDLVFFWSGQIAPILKHKKASTLMKSLIEEASELLK, from the coding sequence ATGTGGAATAAAAATAAGATAACAGATTTACTTGGCATAGAATATCCGATCTTTCAGGGGCCTTTTGGAGGCGGACTTTCTACTGTAGAACTCACAACAACGGTTAGTCGACTTGGCGGTCTGGGAGGTTATGGTGCCTATACTTTATCTCCTCAGGATATTTTTGATGTTGACCGGCAAATCAAAACGATTACAGATCAACCTTATAATCTGAACCTTTGGGTGAGCGATCATGATATTATTGATCAGGAACATACGGAGAATCTGTACCAAAAAGCGGTAGAGGTTTTCAAACCCTATTATGATAGTTTAGGTATTGAAGTTCCGCCTCTTCCGCCCTCCTTTGAATCAAGATTTCAGAATCAGCTTCAGGTTATTTTTGATATTAGGCCTAAGGTCTTCAGCTTTATGTTCGGACTTTTGGATCCTGATATTATTGAAAAACTGAAAAGCCAGGGGACAGTTATCATTGGAAATGCAACCACTGTGTATGAAGCCACCGCCCTGGAAAACACAGGTGTAGACATTATTGTAGCTTCAGGTTTTGAAAGTGGCGGCCACAGACCTTCATTTCTGGAGAAAGCTGAACTTTCAACCACCGGAACTTTTACTCTGATTCAACTGATCAGGGATAAGGTTAAAATTCCTGTGGTTGCAGCCGGAGGAATAGCCAGCGGGCGTGGCATTGCCGGAGCTTTCAAACTGGGGGCAGATGCTGTACAGGTCGGCACTGCATTTTTAGCTACCGAAGAATCCGGAGCGCTGCCTCTGCACAAGGAATTTTTGTTTTCCGAAGCTTCAAAATCTACAACCCTCACCAGAGCATACACCGGAAGATTAGGGCGCGGAATTACCACAAAAATCACAAGAGATGTATTGACCGCTACGGATAAAACATTGCCATTTCCTTTGCAGACTCATTTTATGGGAGCTTTGAGAAAAGCTGCACTGGAACAGCAAAAGAACGATTTGGTTTTCTTCTGGTCTGGGCAGATTGCTCCTATTCTGAAACACAAAAAGGCCTCCACTTTAATGAAATCATTAATAGAAGAGGCTTCTGAATTATTAAAATAA